Proteins encoded in a region of the Misgurnus anguillicaudatus chromosome 9, ASM2758022v2, whole genome shotgun sequence genome:
- the lig4 gene encoding DNA ligase 4 — MMESSSKSDATTPTSVAAQVPFINLCTVLEKIQKAKLRPDKATILKDFIDSWRNFHAALHKNNTSTTDSFYPALRLIVPQFERERMAYGIKENMLAKLYIDVLGLPKNGSEANKLLHYRAPTTSQGESGDFALMAYFVLKSRCTSKGNLSIKEINDFLDSVAINNASKQKDQVKKSLLQVITQSSALEQKWLIRMILKDMKLGISKETILKVFHPDAPEFYNVTTNLDKVCRELHDTSVSLSEVSINMFSAFKPMLAAVANVGQIEKQMGNRPFYIETKLDGERIQLHKAGDVYKYFTRNSYEYTQQFGASPLEGSLTPYIHNVFKPHVVNCILDGEMMAYNPTAETFMQKGSKFDIKRLMDDSDLQTCFCVFDVLLLNDQKLGNEPLKKRYEILHTIFTPIKGRIQLVSKSEGRTTQEVVNALNEAIDSREEGIMIKDPMSIYKPDKRGKEWLKIKPEYVDGLMDELDLLIVGGYWGKGRRSGMLSHFLCAVAEEPSPGEKPTVFHTICRIGSGYTLKELYDLGLKLAKYWKIYNKNSPPASILCGTEKPEVYIEPRNSVIIQVKAAEIVSSDMYKTNCTLRFPRIERIREDKEWHQCMTLPELSQYRSKASGKLASRHLNYQEDQPEKKKRKIVVKPKKTIGVIDHFKSQDLSAVTKETDMFEGVEFCVINGNDERSKAELEKDVARCGGIVVQNPGKDTYCVIAAVQNMRVKNLISSNQHDVVWATWLVECLEKKQVVPWQPRHMIHMSPPTREHFAKEYDKYGDSYYVDTNEQQVRDVFGRIGPVDESPSVAQIEEKFAWDDLLTSIFRPYCAYFDRCADLGDAQTLIRGTRLDTRALEFRFHGGTVVEELKEGISHVIVDGEGRILDLKTLRRLYTKKFKIVRESWVTDSIEAGHVVNDIDYLV; from the coding sequence ATGATGGAAAGTTCATCAAAAAGTGATGCCACAACACCAACATCAGTTGCTGCGCAGGTTCCCTTCATCAACCTCTGCACCGTTCTGGAGAAAATCCAGAAGGCCAAACTCCGACCGGATAAAGCCACAATCCTGAAGGACTTCATTGATTCCTGGAGGAATTTCCATGCAGCACTTCACAAGAACAACACGAGCACCACTGACTCATTTTACCCGGCCTTACGTCTCATCGTGCCTCAGTTTGAGCGAGAGCGAATGGCATACGGTATAAAAGAGAACATGCTGGCCAAACTTTATATTGACGTTTTGGGTCTACCTAAAAATGGGTCTGAAGCAAACAAACTTCTACATTACAGAGCCCCGACTACATCCCAAGGGGAATCGGGCGACTTTGCCCTCATGGCCTATTTTGTCCTCAAAAGCAGGTGCACAAGTAAAGGCAACCTAAGCATTAAAGAGATCAATGACTTTTTAGATTCAGTAGCTATCAACAATGCCAGCAAACAGAAGGATCAGGTGAAAAAAAGCCTTTTACAGGTGATAACCCAAAGCTCGGCGTTGGAACAGAAGTGGCTTATTCGAATGATCCTTAAGGATATGAAACTTGGCATTAGCAAGGAAACAATCCTGAAGGTTTTTCATCCAGATGCACCGGAATTTTACAATGTCACCACAAATCTGGATAAAGTGTGCAGGGAACTTCATGATACGTCTGTGTCGCTGAGCGAGGTGTCCATTAATATGTTTTCCGCTTTTAAACCTATGCTGGCCGCCGTTGCAAATGTCGGACAAATAGAAAAGCAAATGGGCAACCGGCCGTTCTACATCGAGACCAAGCTTGATGGTGAACGCATTCAGTTGCACAAAGCTGGGGATGTATACAAATACTTTACGAGGAACTCTTACGAGTACACGCAACAGTTTGGAGCCTCTCCCCTGGAGGGTTCGCTCACACCTTACATTCACAACGTCTTCAAACCTCATGTCGTGAACTGCATACTGGACGGAGAGATGATGGCCTATAACCCTACGGCTGAGACCTTCATGCAGAAAGGCAGCAAGTTTGACATTAAAAGGTTGATGGACGACTCGGACTTGCAAACCTGcttttgtgtgtttgatgtcCTTTTGTTAAATGACCAGAAATTGGGAAATGAACCGCTGAAGAAGCGTTACGAAATTCTTCACACCATCTTCACCCCCATCAAAGGTCGAATCCAGCTGGTGTCTAAATCCGAAGGTAGAACCACACAAGAAGTGGTGAACGCTCTCAATGAAGCCATTGACAGTCGGGAAGAGGGGATTATGATTAAGGATCCCATGTCTATCTACAAACCGGATAAACGTGGTAAAGAATGGCTGAAAATTAAACCTGAATATGTAGATGGTCTGATGGATGAACTCGATCTGTTGATAGTTGGTGGCTACTGGGGTAAAGGCAGAAGAAGCGGAATGCTCTCGCATTTTCTCTGCGCCGTAGCCGAGGAGCCGAGTCCTGGGGAGAAGCCGACGGTGTTTCACACTATCTGTCGCATCGGATCGGGCTACACTTTAAAAGAGCTTTATGATCTGGGGCTGAAGTTGGCCAAGTATTGGAaaatatacaacaaaaacagTCCTCCGGCATCCATCTTGTGCGGAACGGAAAAACCGGAGGTCTACATAGAACCCCGGAATTCCGTGATCATACAAGTCAAAGCGGCAGAGATCGTTTCCAGTGATATGTACAAAACCAACTGCACTTTACGTTTTCCCAGAATAGAACGAATCCGAGAAGATAAAGAATGGCACCAGTGCATGACATTGCCTGAACTGAGTCAATACCGTTCCAAAGCTTCTGGAAAGCTGGCGTCCAGACATCTCAACTACCAAGAGGATCAGCCTGAAAAGAAAAAGCGCAAAATAGTGGTCAAACCCAAGAAAACCATCGGTGTCATTGACCACTTCAAATCTCAGGATTTATCAGCGGTCACCAAAGAGACGGATATGTTCGAAGGGGTGGAGTTTTGCGTGATCAACGGAAACGACGAACGTTCCAAGGCGGAGCTTGAGAAGGACGTGGCCCGCTGCGGAGGCATCGTCGTGCAGAACCCTGGAAAGGATACGTACTGTGTGATCGCTGCTGTGCAAAACATGAGAGTGAAGAACCTCATCTCCTCAAACCAACACGATGTGGTGTGGGCCACTTGGCTTGTTGAGTGTTTGGAGAAAAAGCAGGTTGTGCCGTGGCAACCGCGTCACATGATCCACATGTCACCTCCCACAAGGGAACACTTTGCCAAGGAATACGATAAGTATGGAGACAGTTATTACGTCGACACAAATGAACAGCAGGTCAGGGATGTGTTTGGAAGGATTGGACCCGTAGATGAATCTCCATCTGTGGCACAGATAGAAGAAAAGTTTGCCTGGGATGACTTGCTTACTAGCATTTTTAGGCCTTATTGCGCATACTTTGATCGGTGTGCCGACTTAGGAGATGCACAAACCCTCATCCGGGGTACACGTCTGGACACTCGAGCTTTAGAATTTCGATTCCATGGTGGTACAGTTGTGGAGGAACTGAAGGAAGGAATCTCGCATGTCATAGTAGATGGAGAGGGAAGGATTCTGGACCTGAAGACGCTGAGACGTCTTTATACTAAGAAGTTCAAAATCGTTCGGGAATCGTGGGTGACCGATTCCATCGAAGCAGGCCATGTAGTGAATGACATTGACTACCTCGTATAA